The Maylandia zebra isolate NMK-2024a linkage group LG7, Mzebra_GT3a, whole genome shotgun sequence genome contains a region encoding:
- the fanca gene encoding Fanconi anemia group A protein isoform X1, translated as MSLSATCESVSQKRTLSSLLAGRELKRPKLTDAQRLQEAAIQLLEQQQNICSLFREVGQSETCNLSSHQDGEKNQVASEGLLSTITGSLLASELRRQAVQLGVPVAVLSVKTVLERLKEITEETSEREEEETKREMLTSSQRVQLCVLLESSRELLSQGAICPKLLWQEYMRDQRLPKLEMVYYLHSYNILNLKYILESDEEVRSWLVSQLRLLCGWRPPQEEEETKQLQQKVLSSVVGVLVGAGFELRRDPAAADRRLSRLCCSILDDLLFWVLDIVDESLMLESAEAGAELWIQIFDASLCGVSVSADCLQRFFKHSLTQTLTYKPRLKVSDAITLQNEWTFAKASRLLTSLFRQLAVVFSVEQLLRHLQQVLETHEVNWKHVLCFLSTLLVYYQCAQPSLKELLSRLLNSAFEGYDLENLITAFLLARQGGLEGPGIFPSYSDWFKMSFGGGSSYHASSKKSLVFLLKFLSDLVPFEPPQYLKVHILHPPYVPVKHRSLLMEYVSLAKTRLADLKESVEDMGLYEDVSAAGTSVQPQCQAAQDVDKAVSLFESTGRISATVMEASIFRRPYFLTRFLPALLTPRVLPVKVDARMSFIEALKKADKIPAAQYSSYMESCQKQRQQNMNATCSDGNDDPLEVLKVQLQEFAELVVDGNDGDMSAQLSRISHTLSVIFPGRPDDPIGQKVISLHTDAPPSSELHVKVVNMILRNFCQCLLNSSKSNPPNKQSPWASRFVSALLGNTQLLSSLIHRLWDLLHNQWLSLNAAHILGLAAFLVHLYSLVSRGPLVQLVLPIRLEPVPAEEALSLALSCSTHANMLFCARLCVAAVCYGICREDSLPQQQDCIPHSLYKKLLYLIPRLLPEARGTVADAGLSEQLEEKQTGLWSSITDSNNTWRKTAWHLWRNAAFQQLRQIPQYQLLFSEWLANELRVLRSEDALPDAERQEYQQWACMELYLTRPEKQGGCGGDMKNLCSHLLNAIMDQQLSSWQSLEAQQHRVPGRGTCLPDILSRLQELVYEMDMMERSGSHGSRAGVGDFLFEVLFQRCSSTVTSQSISTDVSLQRLLHTWNRVLLALPAVLLIKVNTDGGGTTLSCNRLIEHINQHQRKACSPAGVLSCKITAHFLRGLLGASVRCGQPTYEVNKAWSQISVQCPVLLISTVHWWQRLRPVLLSLWRRLCDEQTLPEQLQLLTECQHWACSLEKGQLLQMPPAAALLLAASLHRVWRGCEANKPSFKAALNFLRPDRDSKYRQVLVFLLFLCVNDHLTTLLYPQERSYEEGRALCTELLAVLMDSPDWLLIFKSSEQSIYQSVTMVTSDDFTKLMPWAFCSLLLLQSAELLQRAVRCPGFLHTAIVCYLSMLQLFLEGNTQSLDTESSKKQLVAEPSHILGRTKQFLLRAISQTPLTLLSSGQLRQLESLSAELDPELAAALSVQLEPSSPEMDFL; from the exons ATGTCTCTGAGTGCTACGTGTGAGTCGGTGTCTCAGAAAAGGACTCTGTCGAGCCTCCTCG CTGGTCGTGAGCTGAAGAGGCCTAAGCTGACAGATGCCCAGAGGCTGCAGGAGGCAGCGATCCAGctgttggagcagcagcagaacatCTGCAGCCTGTTCAGAGAGGTCGGG CAATCTGAGACATGCAACCTGTCCTCTCATCAGGATGGAGAGAAGAATCAAGTGGCGTCCGAAGGTCTCTTATCCACCATCACTGGGTCACTGCTGG CGAGTGAGCTGAGGCGTCAAGCTGTGCAGCTGGGTGTCCCAGTGGCAGTGCTGTCGGTGAAGACGGTGTTGGAGAGACTGAAGGAGATCACAGAGGAAACCAGCgaaagggaggaagaggagacaaagagagagatgCTCACTTCCTCTCAGAGA GtccagctgtgtgttctgttggAATCCAGCAGAGAATTGCTGTCACAAGGAGCCATCTGCCCCAAACTGCTTTGGCAGGAGTACATGAGAGATCag AGGCTACCCAAACTGGAGATGGTCTACTATCTTCACTCTTACAACATCCTCAATCTGAAGTACATTTTAGAGAG TGATGAAGAGGTGAGATCATGGCTGGTGTCCCAGTTGAGGCTCCTGTGTGGATGGAGGCCTCCacaggaagaagaggagacCAAACAGCTTCAGCAGAAAGTGTTGTCAA GTGTGGTTGGCGTCTTAGTGGGAGCAGGCTTTGAGCTGAGGCGCGATCCGGCGGCTGCAGACAGAAGGCTCTCCCGGCTCTGCTGCTCGATTCTAGACGACCTGCTCTTCT GGGTTCTCGATATTGTGGACGAGAGTCTGATGCTGGAGTCTGCTGAAGCAGGAGCTGAGCTTTG GATTCAGATTTTTGATGCCTCACTGTGTGGAGTTTCAGTGTCAGCCGACTGCCTTCAGCGTTTCTTCAAACACTCCCTCACGCAGACTCTCACCTACAAGCCCCGACTGAAAG TGTCAGATGCAATCACCCTGCAGAATGAGTGGACCTTTGCAAAAGCCAGCCGCTTGCTGACTTCTCTCTTCCGTCAG CTGGCTGTGGTCTTCAGCGTGGAGCAGCTGCTGCGTCACCTGCAGCAGGTTTTGGAAACCCATGAAGTCAACTGGAAACATGTCCTGTGCTTCCTCTCTACCCTGCTGGTGTACTACCAATGTGCCCAGCCCAGCCTCAAAG AGCTGCTGTCCAGACTGCTGAACTCTGCATTTGAAGGTTATGACCTTGAGAACCTCATAACCGCCTTCTTATTGGCTCGACAGGGTGGACTGGAAGGACCCGGCATCTTCCCCTCGTACAGCGACTGGTTCAAG ATGTCGTTCGGTGGTGGCAGTAGCTATCATGCAAGCAGTAAGAAGTCGCTGGTGTTCCTGCTGAAGTTCCTCTCTGACCTCGTGCCTTTTGAACCTCCACAGTACCTCAAG GTTCACATCCTCCACCCTCCATATGTGCCTGTGAAACACCGCAGCCTGCTGATGGAGTACGTCTCACTGGCTAAGACCAGACTGGCTGACCTCAAG gagtcAGTGGAGGACATGGGTTTATATGAGGATGTTTCGGCTGCAGGTACATCGGTGCAG cctCAGTGTCAGGCTGCCCAGGATGTGGACAAAGCTGTGTCTCTGTTTGAGAGCACAGGCAGAATCTCTGCCACAGTCATGGAGGCCAG TATTTTCCGGAGGCCGTATTTCCTGACTCGGTTCCTTCCCGCGCTGCTCACTCCGAGAGTG CTTCCTGTGAAAGTCGATGCTCGAATGAGTTTCATCGAAGCGTTGAAAAA agcTGATAAGATCCCTGCTGCACAGTATTCATCCTACATGGAGTCCTGCCAGAAGCAGAGACAACAGAATA TGAATGCTACGTGTTCAGACGGCAATGATGACCCCCTGGAGGTCCTGAAGGTTCAGCTGCAGGAGTTTGCAGAACTTGTCGTTGATGGAAATGATGGAG ACATGTCGGCCCAGCTGTCCAGGATCTCACACACGCTCAGTGTCATCTTCCCTGGTCGTCCCGACGATCCGATTGGACAAAAGGTCATCAGTCTTCACACTGACGCTCCTCCATCCTCCGAGCTCCATGTCAAA GTTGTCAATATGATCCTAAGAAACTTCTGCCAGTGCTTGCTAAATTCTTCCAAATCAAACCCTCCGAATAA ACAAAGCCCATGGGCCTCGAGGTTTGTGAGCGCTCTGCTTGGTAACACACAGCTCCTCTCCAGCCTCATACACAGACTCTGGGACCTGCTTCACAACCAG TGGCTGTCGCTGAATGCTGCCCATATACTCGGCCTGGCAGCATTCCTGGTCCACCTGTATTCCTTGGTGTCTCGTGGTCCTCTGGTTCAGTTGGTGCTGCCCATTCGGCTTGAGCCAGTGCCGGCTGAAGAGGCTCTGAGCTTGGCGCTGTCCTGCAGCACACACGCCAACATGCTGTTCTGTGCCAG GTTGTGTGTAGCAGCTGTCTGTTATGGGATCTGCAGAGAGGACTCACTGCCTCAACAGCAGGACTGTATCCCCCATAGTCTCTATAAGAAG ctTCTGTACCTCATCCCACGACTGTTACCTGAAGCCAGAGGAACTGTAGCTGATGCTGGGCTAAGTGAACAACTGGAGGAGAAACAGACCGGGCTGtggagcagcatcactgactccAACAACACCTGGAGGAAGACGGCCTGGCATCTGTGGAGGAACGCTGCCTTCCAGCAGCTCAGACAGATACCACAGTATCAG TTATTGTTCTCAGAATGGTTAGCTAATGAGCTGAGAGTACTGAGGAGTGAGGACGCCCTGCCTGACGCTGAACG TCAGGAGTATCAGCAGTGGGCCTGCATGGAGCTCTATCTGACTCGTCCAGAGAAGCAGGGAGGCTGCGGAGGAGACATGAAAAACCTCTGTTCTCATTTGCTTAATGCCATCATGGACCAGCAGTTAAG CAGTTGGCAGAGCCTGGAAGCACAACAGCACAGAGTGCCAGGAAGAGGAACCTGCTTACCAGACATCCTGTCCCGACTCCAG GAGCTTGTCTATGAGATGGACATGATGGAGCGGTCTGGCAGCCATGGCAGCAGAGCTGGTGTGGGTGACTTCCTGTTTGAGGTGTTGTTTCAGAGATGCTCCTCTACAGTGACCTCACAGAGCATCAGCACTGACGTCAGCCTGCAGCGCTTGCTGCATACATGGAACAG agtgcTCCTGGCTCTTCCAGCTGTGTTGTTGATTAAAGTAAACACTGATGGAGGGGGAACAACACTGAGCTGCAACAGGCTAATAGAACACATCAACCAGCATCAG AGGAAAGCGTGTTCTCCAGCAGGCGTGCTGTCCTGCAAGATAACTGCACACTTCCTGAGA GGTCTGTTAGGTGCCAGTGTACGTTGTGGACAACCAACATATGAAGTCAACAAAGCCTGGTCTCAGATCAGCGTGCAATGTCCTGTTTTGTTGATCTCCACAGTG CACTGGTGGCAGCGTCTCCGTCCGGTCCTGTTGTCACTGTGGCGTCGTCTGTGTGATGAACAGACGCTGCCGGAGCAGCTGCAGCTCCTCACGGAATGTCAGCACTGGGCCTGCAG TTTGGAGAAAGGCCAGCTGCTGCAGATGCCTCCAgctgcagctctgctgctgGCGGCCAGCCTTCATCGTGTCTGGCGAGGCTGTGAGGCAAACAAGCCGAGCTTCAAAGCTGCTTTGAATTTCCTGCGACCAGACAGAGACTCCAAATACAGACAG GTGCtcgttttccttcttttcctgtGCGTTAACGACCACCTGACAACACTGCTATATCCTCAG gAGAGGAGCTATGAAGAAGGCCGGGCTTTATGCACAGAGCTCCTGGCTGTGTTGATGGACtctcctgattggctgctcaTCTTTAAGTCCAGCG AGCAAAGCATTTATCAGTCGGTTACCATGGTGACGTCAGATGACTTTACAAAACTAATGCCGTGGGCTTTCTGCAG TTTGCTGCTCCTGCAAAGCGCCGAGCTCCTACAGAGAGCTGTGCGTTGTCCAGGGTTCCTCCATACTGCCATCGTCTGCTACCTGAGCATGCTGCAGCTCTTCCTGGAAGGAAACACTCAATCACTGGACACTGAATCCTCTAAGAAGCAGCTGGTG GCGGAGCCTTCCCACATCCTTGGCCGCACCAAGCAGTTTCTTCTGAGAGCCATCTCGCAAACGCCTCTGACTTTACTCTCTTCGGGGCAGCTCCGACAG CTGGAATCCTTGAGTGCAGAACTGGACCCGGAGCTGGCAGCGGCGCTGTCTGTGCAGCTCGAGCCTTCCAGCCCAGAGATGGACTTCCTCTAA